The Phycisphaeraceae bacterium genome includes a window with the following:
- a CDS encoding DUF2726 domain-containing protein has translation MSKNRPRNVILAFIRWLLVLLFGVPEASGSEASRKRKDAGETPYVVRPDFLSEAEERFDRHLERVAGMFDLRVHRKVRIADVLLVPPGTPRWQHWFNRVSSKHVDFLISLGNRPVAAIELDDRSHARGKRVERDKFVNEAFRAAGLPLLRVRVASDYHHGELETFFRKVLDADYSNRPR, from the coding sequence ATGAGCAAGAATCGTCCCCGCAATGTGATCCTGGCGTTTATTCGGTGGCTCTTGGTGCTGCTCTTCGGTGTGCCGGAGGCGAGCGGGTCTGAGGCTTCGAGGAAACGGAAGGATGCTGGCGAGACGCCTTATGTCGTGCGTCCTGATTTTCTCAGCGAGGCTGAGGAACGGTTTGATCGTCATCTGGAGCGCGTTGCTGGGATGTTCGATCTGCGGGTTCATCGGAAGGTGCGGATCGCGGACGTCCTACTGGTGCCGCCCGGGACGCCGAGGTGGCAGCACTGGTTCAATCGCGTGTCGTCGAAGCACGTGGACTTTCTGATCTCTCTAGGTAATCGGCCGGTGGCGGCGATCGAGTTGGATGATCGATCGCATGCGCGGGGCAAGCGTGTGGAACGGGATAAGTTTGTGAACGAGGCGTTTCGAGCGGCTGGGTTGCCCTTGTTGCGTGTTCGTGTGGCCTCAGACTATCACCACGGGGAGCTTGAAACTTTCTTTCGGAAGGTGCTGGATGCCGATTATTCGAATCGCCCTCGTTAG
- the shc gene encoding squalene--hopene cyclase produces the protein MDSALSEALAHTKSLANAGELRTRVRSGLDAAIAKLLSLQHADGHWCAELEGDSILQSEYILMKWILGQEDDPRLPHITAYLRKQQRPDGTWGQYPGSRMDLSATVKGYFCLKLAGDDVRAPHMRRAREAVLAAGGAERANTFSKFYLACLGQVPYSAIPSIPPEIIRLPKWFYFHLDKIASWTRAMIITLSLVVTHRPARQLPDDLGIDELFLSEKNRARLLPTVLDPHPFWTPAFSFIDKALKLVDRLGGTPWRPGAIRAMEQWVLTRLNQSDGLGAIFPPMVYLQVAFQLCLGYPEDHPVLVEARRQLDRFMLKDPDTGDIHLQPCFSPVWDTGIAAYALTDAGLDHTHPAMNRAADWLINKEVKIKGDWANNLPDDIPAAGWFFEYENAWYPDCDDTVMVAMALHRTGHPDAIAAGQRGVDWVLAMQNPDGGWAAFDKNAAGRSILEYVPFADHNAMQDPSCPDITGRVLECLGHHGFTADHPAVQRAITFIQSHQDPEGPFFGRWGVNYIYGTWQSIGGLDRLGYDMTQPWILRAGEWLKSVQQPDGAFGESADSYEDPSLKGQGPTTASQTAWAMMTLQAIYGPNDPAVTAAAQWLISTQQPDGDWLETEYTGTGFPRVFYLRYHLYRLYFPVMALGRWHGSQ, from the coding sequence ATGGACAGCGCCCTCTCCGAGGCACTCGCCCACACCAAGTCACTAGCCAACGCTGGCGAACTCCGCACCCGAGTCCGCTCCGGCCTCGACGCCGCCATCGCCAAACTCCTCTCCCTCCAGCACGCCGACGGCCACTGGTGCGCCGAGCTCGAAGGCGACTCCATCCTCCAGTCCGAGTACATCCTCATGAAGTGGATCCTCGGGCAGGAAGACGACCCCCGGCTCCCCCACATCACCGCCTACCTCCGCAAACAACAACGACCCGATGGCACCTGGGGCCAGTACCCCGGCTCCCGCATGGACCTCTCCGCCACCGTCAAAGGCTACTTCTGCCTCAAGCTCGCCGGCGACGACGTCCGTGCCCCCCACATGCGCCGCGCCCGCGAAGCCGTACTCGCCGCCGGCGGAGCCGAACGCGCCAACACCTTCTCCAAGTTCTACCTCGCCTGCCTCGGACAGGTCCCCTACTCCGCCATCCCCTCGATACCGCCCGAAATCATCCGACTCCCCAAGTGGTTCTACTTCCACCTCGACAAAATCGCCTCCTGGACCCGGGCGATGATCATCACCCTCTCCCTCGTCGTCACCCACCGCCCCGCTCGCCAACTCCCCGATGACCTCGGCATCGACGAACTCTTTCTCTCCGAAAAAAACCGCGCCCGCCTTCTCCCCACCGTCCTCGACCCTCACCCCTTCTGGACACCCGCCTTCTCCTTCATCGACAAAGCCCTCAAACTCGTCGATCGCCTAGGCGGAACACCATGGCGGCCCGGCGCGATCCGCGCCATGGAACAATGGGTCCTCACCCGACTCAACCAATCCGATGGCCTCGGCGCCATCTTCCCGCCCATGGTCTACCTCCAGGTCGCCTTCCAGCTCTGCCTCGGCTACCCCGAAGACCACCCCGTCCTCGTCGAGGCCCGACGCCAACTCGACCGCTTCATGCTCAAAGACCCCGATACGGGCGACATCCACCTCCAGCCCTGCTTCTCGCCAGTCTGGGACACCGGCATCGCCGCCTACGCCCTCACCGACGCCGGACTCGACCACACCCACCCCGCCATGAACCGCGCCGCCGACTGGCTCATCAACAAAGAAGTCAAGATCAAAGGCGACTGGGCCAACAACCTCCCCGATGACATCCCCGCCGCTGGCTGGTTCTTCGAGTACGAAAACGCCTGGTACCCCGACTGTGACGACACCGTCATGGTCGCTATGGCCCTCCATCGCACCGGCCACCCCGACGCCATCGCCGCCGGCCAGCGCGGCGTCGACTGGGTCCTCGCCATGCAGAACCCCGATGGCGGATGGGCCGCCTTCGACAAGAACGCCGCCGGACGATCCATCCTCGAATACGTCCCTTTCGCCGACCACAACGCCATGCAGGACCCCTCCTGCCCCGACATCACCGGCCGCGTCCTCGAATGCCTCGGCCACCACGGCTTCACCGCCGACCACCCCGCCGTCCAACGCGCCATCACCTTCATCCAGTCACACCAGGACCCCGAAGGCCCCTTCTTCGGCCGCTGGGGCGTCAACTACATCTACGGCACATGGCAATCCATCGGCGGGCTCGACCGCCTCGGCTACGACATGACTCAGCCCTGGATCCTCCGCGCCGGCGAATGGCTCAAGTCCGTCCAACAACCCGACGGCGCCTTCGGCGAGTCCGCCGACTCCTACGAAGACCCCTCCCTCAAAGGCCAGGGCCCCACTACCGCCTCCCAGACCGCCTGGGCCATGATGACCCTCCAGGCCATCTACGGACCCAACGACCCCGCCGTCACCGCCGCCGCCCAATGGCTCATCAGCACCCAACAACCCGACGGCGACTGGCTCGAAACCGAATACACCGGCACCGGCTTCCCCCGCGTCTTCTACCTCCGATACCACCTCTACCGACTCTACTTCCCGGTCATGGCGTTAGGACGATGGCATGGATCACAATGA
- the hisA gene encoding 1-(5-phosphoribosyl)-5-[(5-phosphoribosylamino)methylideneamino]imidazole-4-carboxamide isomerase: MILFPAIDMRGGKVVRLYQGDYGRQTTYGEDPLSQARAFEEAGAEWVHLVDLDGARTGKMEHLRFIESICKETSLKVEVGGGVRKEVSIDLLLRAGVKRVVLGTAALKNWSWFEGLMGNPTYRGRLVLGLDAKAGKVAVDGWEQTTETTAVELARRVSDWPLAAIVYTDIATDGTLEGPSLETTREVAESTLVPVVASGGVGTLKDLRAIRKLPVEGAIIGRSLYEGRFTLEEALGVFEGE; the protein is encoded by the coding sequence GTGATTTTATTTCCGGCGATTGACATGCGAGGGGGGAAGGTAGTTCGGCTGTATCAGGGTGATTACGGTAGGCAGACGACTTACGGGGAGGATCCGCTGAGTCAGGCGCGGGCGTTTGAGGAGGCGGGTGCTGAGTGGGTGCACCTGGTGGACCTGGATGGGGCGCGGACGGGGAAGATGGAGCACCTGCGGTTTATCGAGTCGATTTGTAAGGAGACGTCGTTGAAGGTGGAGGTTGGTGGCGGGGTGCGGAAGGAGGTGTCGATTGATTTGCTGTTGCGTGCGGGGGTGAAGCGGGTGGTGTTAGGGACGGCGGCTTTGAAGAACTGGTCGTGGTTCGAGGGGTTGATGGGGAATCCGACGTATCGGGGTCGGCTGGTGCTGGGGCTGGATGCGAAGGCGGGGAAGGTCGCGGTCGATGGGTGGGAGCAGACGACGGAGACGACGGCGGTGGAGCTGGCCCGGAGGGTGTCGGACTGGCCGCTGGCGGCGATCGTGTATACAGACATTGCGACGGACGGGACGCTGGAGGGTCCGAGTCTGGAGACGACTCGTGAGGTGGCGGAATCGACGCTGGTGCCGGTGGTGGCGAGCGGGGGGGTGGGTACGCTCAAGGACTTGAGGGCGATCCGGAAGCTGCCAGTGGAGGGGGCGATCATCGGGCGGTCGTTGTATGAGGGGCGGTTTACGTTGGAGGAGGCGTTGGGGGTGTTTGAGGGTGAGTGA
- a CDS encoding class I SAM-dependent methyltransferase — MANKGPDLTPAIHDYLDNLFTPRLPDLTELKAATAATDQPQMMTEPLQAQLLVFLIHTLNATRVLEVGVFTGVSTLCMAKALPSDGRITACDLSETYTTIARDAWQKHHVADRIDLRLAPADTTLNKLLEEGHADTYDLAYIDADKDRYPTYYELTLRLLRPGGIVALDNMLRSGRVADPANTDPSVAAIRDLNAAIAADNRVDITFLPMFDGVLLARKRPV; from the coding sequence ATGGCCAACAAAGGCCCCGACCTCACCCCCGCCATCCACGATTACCTCGACAACCTCTTCACCCCGCGACTCCCCGACCTCACCGAACTCAAAGCCGCCACCGCCGCAACCGACCAGCCGCAGATGATGACCGAGCCTCTCCAGGCCCAGCTCCTCGTCTTTCTCATCCACACCCTCAACGCCACCCGCGTCCTCGAAGTCGGCGTCTTCACAGGCGTCTCCACCCTCTGCATGGCCAAAGCCCTCCCATCCGATGGCCGCATCACTGCCTGCGACCTCTCCGAAACCTACACCACCATCGCCCGCGACGCCTGGCAGAAACACCACGTCGCCGACCGCATCGACCTCCGCCTTGCACCCGCCGACACAACCCTCAACAAACTCCTCGAAGAAGGCCACGCCGACACCTACGACCTCGCCTACATCGACGCCGACAAGGACCGCTACCCGACCTACTACGAACTCACCCTTCGCCTGCTCCGCCCAGGCGGGATCGTCGCCCTCGACAACATGCTCCGCTCCGGCCGCGTCGCCGACCCAGCCAACACCGACCCCTCCGTCGCCGCCATCCGCGACCTCAACGCCGCCATCGCCGCCGACAATCGCGTCGATATCACCTTTCTCCCAATGTTCGACGGCGTCCTACTTGCTCGAAAACGACCCGTCTGA
- the nadB gene encoding L-aspartate oxidase, whose product MLSEFFEERRYLIPFRATLLPQIFTDVLVIGSGVAGMSAALSAAGGKGGGADVIVACKGPWHRTSTAWAQGGISAVLGEDDSVEAHVEDTMLAGGDLCESGVVRDIIGESAEQIHRLVEMGMKLDGEEGARLPSLGREGGHRVPRIVHADGDATGKVLAATLYRGLMSTAGVRLFENCFVLDLITREGQPSSCLGAITYHPKHGLQVIWAHTTILATGGCGQVFRESTNPEVATGDGLAMAYRAGAEMADLAFIQFHPTTLYIAGASRSLITEAVRGEGAYLTDRTGHRFMPDYDERAELAPRDVVSRSIVAQMAKTGHTNVYLDVRHFEKGRFAARFPGIDRRLREFGIDPTEQPIPIQPAAHYMVGGVLADTHGRTNIESFLCVGEAAATGFHGANRLASNSLLEGLVCGSRAGVLARERAAGLSGHTPMKVISDIRPSDRSELDLSDVRSSLRSVMWRHVGIERAGERLCEVEGMIDFWARYTMDKIFDDVAGWEAQNMLTAGGMITRSALWREESRGTHFRLDHPEPRPAFRVRDVWMRGHESARKLELAEAGVAR is encoded by the coding sequence ATGCTCAGTGAGTTCTTTGAAGAACGGCGGTATCTCATTCCCTTCCGGGCGACGTTGTTGCCGCAGATTTTTACGGATGTGCTGGTGATCGGGTCGGGTGTGGCGGGGATGTCGGCGGCGTTGTCGGCGGCGGGTGGGAAGGGGGGTGGTGCGGATGTGATTGTTGCGTGCAAGGGTCCGTGGCATCGGACGAGTACGGCGTGGGCTCAGGGTGGGATTTCGGCGGTGCTGGGTGAGGATGATTCGGTTGAGGCGCATGTCGAGGACACGATGCTGGCGGGTGGGGATCTGTGTGAGTCGGGGGTGGTGCGTGACATTATTGGTGAGAGTGCGGAGCAGATTCATCGGTTGGTTGAGATGGGGATGAAGCTCGATGGTGAGGAGGGGGCGCGGCTGCCTAGTCTGGGGCGTGAGGGTGGGCATCGGGTGCCGCGGATCGTTCATGCGGATGGTGATGCGACGGGCAAGGTGCTGGCAGCGACGCTCTATCGGGGGCTGATGTCAACGGCAGGGGTCCGGTTGTTTGAGAACTGCTTTGTGCTGGACCTGATTACACGGGAAGGGCAGCCGTCGAGTTGTCTGGGGGCGATCACTTATCACCCGAAGCACGGGCTGCAGGTGATCTGGGCGCACACGACGATTCTGGCGACGGGTGGGTGCGGGCAGGTGTTTCGTGAGTCGACGAATCCGGAGGTGGCGACGGGGGATGGTCTGGCGATGGCGTATCGGGCGGGTGCGGAGATGGCGGATCTGGCGTTTATCCAGTTTCATCCGACGACGCTTTACATTGCGGGGGCTTCGCGGTCGCTGATCACCGAGGCGGTGCGGGGTGAGGGGGCTTATCTGACGGATCGGACGGGGCATCGGTTCATGCCGGACTACGACGAGCGGGCGGAGCTGGCTCCCCGTGATGTGGTGAGCCGGTCGATCGTCGCGCAGATGGCGAAGACGGGGCATACGAACGTGTATCTGGATGTGCGTCATTTTGAGAAGGGGCGTTTTGCGGCGCGGTTCCCTGGGATTGATCGGCGGTTGCGCGAGTTTGGGATCGATCCGACGGAGCAGCCGATCCCGATCCAGCCGGCGGCGCATTACATGGTGGGCGGGGTGCTGGCGGACACGCACGGGCGGACGAACATCGAGAGTTTCTTATGCGTCGGCGAGGCGGCGGCGACGGGGTTCCATGGCGCGAATCGGTTGGCGTCGAATAGTCTTCTGGAGGGGTTGGTGTGTGGGTCGCGGGCGGGGGTGTTGGCGCGGGAGCGGGCTGCGGGGTTGTCGGGGCATACGCCTATGAAGGTGATCTCGGATATCCGGCCTTCAGATCGTTCGGAGTTGGACTTGTCAGACGTGCGGTCGTCGCTACGGAGCGTGATGTGGCGTCATGTGGGGATTGAGCGGGCGGGCGAGCGGCTATGTGAAGTAGAGGGGATGATTGATTTCTGGGCGCGGTATACGATGGACAAGATCTTTGACGACGTGGCGGGGTGGGAGGCGCAGAACATGCTGACGGCGGGTGGGATGATCACGCGGTCGGCGTTGTGGCGTGAGGAAAGTCGTGGGACTCATTTTCGGCTGGATCATCCGGAGCCACGGCCGGCGTTTCGGGTACGGGATGTGTGGATGCGTGGGCATGAGTCGGCGAGGAAGCTGGAGCTGGCGGAAGCGGGGGTGGCGCGATGA
- a CDS encoding DUF192 domain-containing protein — MATRWMLIILAVSVGLMGCGPEPQTQEEIAQAIADAEYQEVTLDGRVFRLEVAADADQRFQGLSDREQIAEDGGMLFVFPSEARREFVMRRCLVPIDILFLDGRGTVVKTHAMKVEPYDRPELALKRYGSRWPAQFAIEIRGGLLEGMAIEEGDVIELPIEQLKAMAR, encoded by the coding sequence GTGGCTACTCGATGGATGCTGATTATTTTGGCGGTGAGTGTGGGGCTGATGGGCTGCGGTCCGGAGCCGCAGACGCAGGAGGAGATTGCGCAGGCGATCGCTGATGCGGAGTATCAGGAGGTCACGCTGGATGGGCGGGTGTTTCGGCTGGAGGTCGCGGCGGATGCGGACCAGCGGTTTCAGGGGTTGTCGGATCGTGAGCAGATCGCGGAAGACGGGGGGATGTTGTTTGTGTTTCCCAGTGAGGCGAGGCGGGAGTTCGTGATGCGGCGGTGTCTGGTGCCGATCGACATCCTGTTTCTGGATGGTCGGGGTACCGTGGTGAAGACGCACGCGATGAAGGTCGAGCCTTATGACCGGCCGGAGTTAGCCTTGAAGCGATATGGATCGCGGTGGCCGGCTCAGTTTGCTATTGAAATCCGAGGCGGGCTGCTCGAAGGCATGGCGATTGAAGAGGGGGACGTGATTGAGCTGCCAATAGAGCAGCTTAAGGCGATGGCTCGATAG
- a CDS encoding LamG-like jellyroll fold domain-containing protein codes for MSTRRTLTTALAAATTLTLVANAPAALLLEWTFDETGGPAINSGSLGAAGDGTLGATTTRTANTPSGSGFAADLSAPGSTSTVSAGDLDIIDGLTTFTLSTWINIQDLNSAQGGSGNVRLISEQGGGTFPGPSWNLNNPNAGVRAADNVRTALFVGGDSAFGAGFQDLVDIDAEDKWVFLAVTANTSGANPVMVFYVGGQNTPLVVAGSTLLPNLGPVASDGAAATEFGIGFTSAAPTADVSLNGYQDNVRVWDEVLSRQALEDIRIADGGGIPEPASLSLLALGGLTLLRRR; via the coding sequence ATGTCAACCCGACGCACCCTCACCACCGCGCTCGCAGCGGCCACCACCCTGACCCTCGTCGCCAACGCCCCGGCAGCCCTGTTGCTGGAGTGGACCTTCGACGAAACCGGCGGACCCGCCATCAACTCCGGCAGCCTCGGTGCCGCTGGCGATGGAACCCTCGGTGCAACCACGACCCGCACCGCCAACACACCCTCTGGCTCCGGCTTCGCCGCTGACCTTAGCGCACCCGGCTCGACCAGCACCGTCTCCGCTGGCGACCTCGACATCATCGACGGCCTCACCACCTTCACACTCTCCACCTGGATCAACATCCAGGACCTCAACTCAGCCCAGGGCGGCTCCGGCAATGTCCGCCTCATCTCCGAGCAAGGCGGCGGAACCTTCCCCGGCCCGTCATGGAACCTCAACAACCCTAACGCTGGCGTCCGCGCCGCTGACAACGTCCGCACCGCGCTCTTCGTCGGCGGAGACTCTGCCTTCGGCGCTGGCTTCCAGGACCTTGTTGACATCGACGCCGAAGACAAATGGGTCTTCCTCGCCGTCACCGCCAACACCTCGGGCGCGAATCCCGTCATGGTCTTCTACGTCGGCGGGCAGAACACACCCCTTGTCGTCGCCGGTTCGACTCTGCTCCCCAACCTCGGCCCCGTCGCCTCAGACGGCGCAGCCGCCACCGAGTTTGGCATCGGCTTCACCTCCGCAGCCCCTACCGCCGACGTCTCGCTTAACGGCTATCAGGACAACGTCCGCGTCTGGGACGAAGTCCTCTCCCGCCAGGCCCTCGAAGACATCCGCATCGCCGACGGCGGCGGAATCCCCGAGCCCGCTTCCCTAAGCCTCCTGGCCCTCGGCGGACTCACCCTCCTCCGTCGCCGCTAA
- a CDS encoding uracil-DNA glycosylase family protein, whose translation MKLTQVIKEARSCRECATYLPEGPRPLFQVSSASRLVIIGQAPGAVAHESGVPWDDASGRRLRDWLGVTDEVFYEAKQVALMPMGFCYPGKGGSGDLAPRQECAPLWHPGMLSGMKKLRLTLLIGRYAMERYLSGRYRAITEAVADYEALLPDRLVLPHPSPRNNIWLKKNSWFEKKLVPRLRTTIAKALA comes from the coding sequence ATGAAGTTGACTCAGGTCATCAAGGAGGCTCGCTCCTGTAGGGAATGTGCGACGTACCTTCCTGAGGGTCCGCGACCGCTGTTTCAGGTCTCGTCGGCGTCCCGGCTGGTGATCATTGGGCAGGCACCCGGGGCGGTGGCTCATGAGTCGGGTGTGCCCTGGGATGATGCGAGTGGGAGGCGGCTGAGGGACTGGCTGGGGGTGACGGATGAAGTGTTTTATGAGGCCAAGCAGGTAGCCCTGATGCCGATGGGGTTTTGCTACCCGGGTAAGGGCGGGTCAGGAGACCTTGCTCCGAGGCAGGAGTGTGCGCCGCTTTGGCACCCGGGGATGCTATCGGGGATGAAGAAGTTACGACTTACGCTGCTGATCGGGAGATATGCGATGGAGCGGTATTTATCCGGGCGTTACAGGGCGATCACTGAAGCGGTCGCGGATTATGAGGCGTTGCTGCCAGACCGATTGGTGCTGCCGCATCCTTCGCCGAGAAACAATATCTGGCTGAAGAAGAACTCGTGGTTCGAGAAGAAGCTGGTGCCCAGGCTCAGGACCACGATTGCCAAAGCACTGGCGTGA
- a CDS encoding fasciclin domain-containing protein, with protein sequence MQFTAFRSLLIPAIAALTLCSALAVANHHKDAEKKKPDIVDVAVSTGQFKTLVAAVKAADLVDVLKGEGPFTVMAPNDAAFAKLPEGTVETLLKPENKDKLVAILTYHVIPGAVKAEDALKAKKAKTVQGGSLTFALVTHGDHNHAQVNGIDILATDIEASNGVIHVIDQVLMPPAE encoded by the coding sequence ATGCAATTCACAGCCTTTAGATCACTCCTCATCCCCGCCATCGCCGCCCTTACCCTCTGCTCAGCCCTCGCCGTGGCCAACCACCACAAAGATGCGGAAAAGAAAAAACCCGACATCGTTGATGTCGCCGTCTCCACCGGTCAGTTCAAGACCCTGGTCGCCGCCGTCAAAGCCGCCGACCTCGTCGACGTACTCAAGGGTGAAGGCCCCTTCACTGTCATGGCACCCAACGACGCCGCCTTCGCCAAACTCCCCGAAGGCACTGTCGAGACACTCCTCAAACCCGAGAACAAGGACAAGCTCGTCGCCATCCTCACCTACCACGTCATCCCCGGAGCCGTGAAAGCCGAAGACGCCCTCAAGGCCAAAAAGGCCAAGACCGTCCAAGGCGGATCACTCACCTTCGCCCTGGTGACCCATGGCGACCACAACCACGCTCAGGTCAATGGCATCGACATCCTCGCCACCGACATCGAGGCCTCCAACGGCGTCATCCACGTCATCGACCAGGTCCTTATGCCACCCGCCGAGTAA
- the gluQRS gene encoding tRNA glutamyl-Q(34) synthetase GluQRS — protein MQEAGVPQRVTRLAPSPTGALHLGNARTFLINWAMARRSGWRVLLRVEDLDGPRVKAGADRGAIEDLRWLGMDWDEGPVYQATDLGPYQAALDRLLAQRLIYPCPASRKEIEASLSAPHRGDHEVWYPGIHRPRSDAEWARVAEMAADRGLLSEDAWAWRVVIPDEEVEVVDGFAESVRVDVQAAVGDFVVASKAGLPAYQLAVVVDDARQGVTDVVRGDDLLEATARQRWLYRFLGWEDRLPDYVHVPLVVGEDGRRLAKRHGDTRVAFFRERGVSAERVIGLVAWWSGFLDEREVMSAEEFAGGFALDRLPRGAVTCTQEDVAWLLDGC, from the coding sequence ATGCAGGAAGCAGGTGTCCCCCAGCGTGTGACTCGACTCGCCCCGTCGCCGACGGGGGCTTTGCATCTGGGCAATGCGCGGACTTTTCTGATCAACTGGGCGATGGCGCGGCGGAGCGGGTGGCGGGTGCTGCTGCGGGTGGAGGACCTGGACGGGCCGCGGGTGAAGGCGGGGGCGGATCGGGGGGCGATCGAGGACCTGCGGTGGCTGGGGATGGACTGGGATGAGGGGCCGGTGTATCAGGCGACGGATCTTGGGCCGTACCAGGCGGCGCTGGATCGGCTGCTGGCGCAGCGGCTGATTTATCCGTGTCCGGCGTCGCGGAAGGAGATCGAGGCATCGTTGTCGGCCCCGCATCGGGGGGATCATGAGGTGTGGTATCCGGGGATTCATCGGCCGCGGAGCGATGCGGAGTGGGCGCGGGTGGCGGAGATGGCGGCGGATCGGGGGTTGCTCTCGGAGGATGCGTGGGCGTGGCGGGTGGTGATCCCGGATGAGGAGGTGGAGGTCGTGGATGGATTCGCGGAATCGGTGCGGGTGGATGTGCAGGCGGCTGTCGGGGATTTTGTGGTGGCGAGCAAGGCGGGGCTGCCGGCGTATCAACTGGCGGTGGTGGTGGATGACGCGCGGCAGGGTGTGACGGATGTGGTGCGCGGGGATGATCTTCTTGAGGCGACGGCTCGGCAGCGGTGGCTGTATCGGTTTCTGGGTTGGGAGGATCGGCTGCCGGATTATGTGCATGTTCCGTTGGTGGTGGGTGAGGATGGTCGGCGGCTAGCCAAGCGGCATGGGGATACGCGAGTGGCGTTCTTTCGGGAGCGGGGTGTGTCGGCGGAGCGGGTGATTGGGTTGGTCGCGTGGTGGTCTGGGTTTCTTGATGAGCGGGAGGTGATGTCGGCGGAGGAGTTTGCTGGCGGTTTTGCGCTGGACCGGCTGCCGAGGGGCGCGGTAACGTGCACCCAGGAGGATGTGGCGTGGCTACTCGATGGATGCTGA
- a CDS encoding gamma carbonic anhydrase family protein, translated as MSMAYRYGVYMADTARVLGDVRIGKDVTFWYGAAVRGDVAPIAIGDRTNVQDNAVIHCDSGMPNVIGSDVVIGHAAVVHGAEVGDGSLIGMSATVLGQSKIGKGCLIAAGAVVRPGMEVPDGMVVMGLPGKVVRETTENEKKYMAWLAAHYVELAKLHVGEPGHARIRAWDGNAPEGVEVEHPAPPPLYG; from the coding sequence ATGAGCATGGCGTATCGGTATGGCGTTTACATGGCGGACACGGCGCGGGTGCTGGGGGATGTGCGCATCGGGAAGGATGTGACGTTCTGGTACGGGGCGGCGGTGCGCGGGGATGTGGCGCCGATCGCGATCGGGGATCGGACGAACGTGCAGGACAACGCGGTGATCCACTGCGATTCGGGGATGCCGAACGTCATCGGGTCGGACGTGGTGATCGGTCATGCGGCGGTGGTGCATGGGGCTGAGGTGGGGGATGGGTCGTTGATTGGGATGTCGGCGACGGTGCTGGGGCAGTCGAAGATCGGGAAGGGGTGTCTGATTGCGGCGGGGGCGGTGGTGCGGCCGGGGATGGAGGTGCCGGACGGGATGGTGGTGATGGGGCTGCCTGGGAAGGTGGTGCGGGAGACGACGGAGAACGAGAAGAAGTACATGGCGTGGCTGGCGGCGCACTATGTGGAGCTGGCGAAGCTGCATGTGGGCGAGCCGGGGCATGCTCGGATTCGTGCGTGGGATGGGAATGCGCCGGAGGGTGTTGAGGTGGAGCATCCGGCGCCTCCGCCGTTGTATGGTTGA
- the purN gene encoding phosphoribosylglycinamide formyltransferase, translated as MAAADPKSPKLAVLISGGGRSLQNLADRIADGRLDASLALVIASNTKAFDAARARDLHAQVPILQLRGKDYPDLGTFSATIFQACREHHADLVVLAGFLSLLKIADDFQGRVLNIHPSLLPSFGGPGMYGHHVHTAVLKHGCKVSGCTVHLADDRYDNGPILIQKTSPVLPDDTPKTLAARVFEQECEALPEGITAAWDSVVSSSQNKS; from the coding sequence ATGGCTGCTGCTGACCCGAAATCCCCCAAACTCGCCGTCCTCATCTCAGGCGGAGGACGCTCCCTCCAGAACCTCGCCGACCGCATCGCCGACGGCCGCCTCGACGCCTCCCTCGCCCTCGTCATCGCCTCGAACACCAAAGCCTTCGACGCCGCCCGGGCCCGCGACCTCCATGCCCAGGTTCCCATCCTCCAACTAAGAGGCAAGGACTACCCCGACCTCGGCACCTTCTCCGCCACCATCTTCCAGGCCTGCCGCGAACACCACGCCGACCTCGTCGTCCTCGCCGGCTTCCTCAGCCTCCTCAAGATCGCCGACGACTTCCAAGGCCGCGTCCTCAACATCCACCCGTCCCTGCTCCCGTCCTTCGGCGGGCCCGGCATGTACGGCCACCACGTCCATACCGCCGTCCTCAAACACGGCTGCAAGGTCTCCGGCTGCACCGTTCACCTCGCCGACGACCGCTACGACAACGGCCCCATCCTCATCCAGAAAACCAGCCCCGTCCTCCCCGACGACACCCCCAAGACCCTCGCCGCAAGAGTCTTCGAACAGGAATGCGAAGCCCTGCCCGAGGGCATCACAGCCGCATGGGACAGTGTCGTATCCTCTTCACAGAACAAGTCCTAA